From one Paeniglutamicibacter psychrophenolicus genomic stretch:
- a CDS encoding TetR/AcrR family transcriptional regulator, with protein METMALANESPEEAGLGLRERSRLERLRRIRAAAEELFNERGYEQTTTKEVAERAGVGEATLFRYVTTKHELLLLTIGENMNQAIDSIEAADLHTAPSSRTAADYIARVYAVFEERAKFFGADPENVTSYLHYGFRAGSQLGAQSVAQGDRIINLVSSILDSAADSGFFSPDVESRVVAQNCNGTYIHEVLRSPVRQFSADDFWERLQKRLSVQIEPLFTP; from the coding sequence ATGGAAACTATGGCTCTGGCCAATGAGTCCCCAGAAGAAGCGGGCTTGGGGCTTCGCGAACGGTCTCGTCTGGAGCGCCTTCGGAGAATCCGTGCAGCGGCCGAGGAGCTCTTCAACGAGCGGGGCTATGAACAAACCACGACGAAGGAAGTAGCCGAACGTGCCGGGGTGGGGGAAGCAACTCTATTCCGATACGTGACCACCAAACATGAACTGTTGCTATTGACCATCGGTGAAAACATGAATCAGGCGATCGACTCGATTGAAGCAGCCGATCTGCACACTGCGCCGAGTTCCCGAACCGCAGCGGATTACATAGCGCGTGTGTATGCCGTATTCGAGGAGCGCGCAAAGTTCTTTGGTGCCGACCCCGAAAACGTGACTAGTTACCTTCACTACGGGTTTCGGGCAGGCAGCCAACTCGGAGCGCAAAGCGTCGCGCAAGGCGATCGAATTATCAATCTGGTTTCGTCCATCTTGGATTCCGCTGCTGATTCGGGGTTCTTCAGTCCAGATGTGGAATCACGCGTGGTGGCCCAAAACTGCAATGGAACCTATATCCATGAAGTCTTAAGATCGCCTGTACGCCAGTTTTCAGCAGACGACTTTTGGGAACGGCTTCAAAAACGACTGAGTGTTCAAATTGAGCCGCTTTTCACGCCCTAG
- a CDS encoding alcohol dehydrogenase catalytic domain-containing protein: MKITGAVLESSGASRPFAESRPLQICELDLAGPGPSEVLIRIEAAGICHSDLSVVNGDRPRPLPMLLGHEAAGIVEEIGSDISDLKVGDRVVTVFLPRCEECANCKTDGKLPCSKGTMANGAGSLLSGTRAISRDGEEILHHLGVSGFATHAVLDRNSVVSVGLDVPPAVAAVLGCAVLTGGGAVMNAGKPQDGQDIIIVGLGGVGMAALLTARAIVSTWNTPGRIIGVDANPDKLLLARELGATDAYAPNEIEDLGIKAHVVIEAAGHPRAFETAVRLTAAGGTTVTVGLPAPGALSSIEPLGLTAEARTIVGSYLGSAVPSRDIPRYEQMWREGKLPVEKLTSSVITLDKINEAMDALAQGKAVRQIISFEQP; the protein is encoded by the coding sequence ATGAAAATAACGGGTGCAGTTCTTGAATCGTCCGGCGCCAGTCGCCCCTTCGCAGAGTCGCGTCCACTGCAGATCTGCGAGCTCGATCTGGCCGGTCCGGGACCCAGCGAAGTCCTTATTCGAATCGAGGCTGCGGGTATCTGCCACTCTGACCTCTCGGTGGTCAATGGTGATCGGCCCCGGCCGCTGCCTATGTTGTTGGGTCACGAAGCTGCAGGAATCGTCGAAGAGATTGGTTCAGATATCTCCGACCTCAAGGTCGGCGATCGAGTCGTCACGGTATTCCTGCCGCGCTGCGAGGAATGCGCAAACTGCAAGACCGATGGCAAACTGCCATGCAGCAAAGGCACCATGGCGAATGGCGCAGGCTCACTGTTGAGCGGAACCCGCGCAATCAGCCGCGATGGAGAGGAAATCCTGCATCATCTGGGTGTATCTGGCTTCGCCACCCACGCCGTGCTGGATCGAAATTCCGTAGTCTCTGTAGGCCTCGACGTTCCGCCAGCCGTAGCCGCCGTTCTCGGATGTGCGGTTCTGACCGGTGGTGGTGCAGTAATGAACGCCGGAAAGCCCCAAGATGGCCAAGACATCATCATTGTTGGACTAGGTGGAGTCGGAATGGCGGCACTGCTCACGGCGCGCGCAATCGTTTCGACATGGAACACCCCGGGGCGGATCATCGGAGTTGACGCCAATCCGGACAAACTCTTGCTCGCCCGCGAGCTGGGAGCAACGGACGCGTATGCCCCCAACGAAATCGAAGACCTGGGAATCAAGGCGCACGTGGTGATTGAGGCCGCCGGACATCCTCGCGCATTCGAAACAGCAGTGAGGCTCACCGCCGCCGGAGGCACCACCGTCACGGTGGGTTTGCCCGCACCCGGCGCACTATCATCGATCGAACCCCTTGGGCTCACAGCCGAAGCACGAACTATCGTTGGTTCGTATCTCGGATCTGCGGTTCCAAGCCGGGATATACCGCGCTACGAGCAAATGTGGCGGGAGGGCAAATTGCCTGTCGAGAAGCTTACGTCTTCAGTGATCACACTGGATAAGATTAACGAAGCTATGGATGCATTGGCCCAAGGAAAAGCCGTGCGCCAGATCATCTCGTTTGAACAGCCGTAA
- a CDS encoding alpha/beta fold hydrolase, with translation MKIHPDAQKDTLQVEGLEVPFYDTLAPHDTRETVVLIHGTGGSAATHFRTLYPMLAARYRVLALDLQTPAEGLTLEHYAGQVAAVIQKQSPGAPVHLLGYSLGALVASVVAANHEKLVRSLTLVAGWITSDNQQLLRNSIWGKLFETNHDLLREFVTFTAFSPAFLAGRSMSEVEQLVSSRVFPAGIAQQMELNRNADTGDVLGSIGAPTLVIAGRHDYMVHARQTQLLYGAIPDARYATIDSGHAIVHERPAQLFQIVNEFIMEPHGTPAGLVHDPIFV, from the coding sequence TTGAAGATTCACCCAGACGCACAAAAAGACACCCTCCAGGTCGAGGGGCTCGAAGTCCCTTTTTACGACACTCTTGCACCGCACGACACTCGGGAAACCGTCGTCTTGATCCACGGCACAGGCGGCAGCGCAGCGACACATTTTCGGACCCTATACCCGATGCTTGCAGCTCGCTACCGAGTGCTGGCCCTAGACCTTCAAACGCCAGCGGAGGGACTAACCCTTGAGCACTACGCCGGGCAGGTCGCCGCTGTCATACAAAAACAGTCTCCCGGAGCCCCCGTGCATCTCCTCGGCTATTCCCTCGGGGCGCTCGTGGCCTCGGTTGTTGCCGCAAACCACGAGAAGCTGGTTCGAAGCCTGACTCTGGTAGCTGGCTGGATCACTTCGGATAACCAGCAGCTATTGCGCAACAGCATTTGGGGCAAACTATTTGAAACAAACCACGACTTGCTTCGCGAGTTCGTCACCTTCACGGCCTTCAGTCCAGCCTTTTTGGCCGGACGCAGCATGAGCGAAGTGGAGCAGCTGGTTTCCAGCAGAGTATTCCCTGCGGGGATCGCACAGCAGATGGAACTGAACCGAAACGCGGATACCGGCGACGTGCTTGGCTCGATTGGCGCGCCGACGTTGGTCATTGCCGGACGTCACGACTACATGGTCCACGCCCGACAAACACAGCTGCTCTACGGAGCCATCCCCGATGCCCGCTACGCGACAATCGACAGCGGACACGCCATTGTCCATGAAAGGCCCGCCCAGCTCTTCCAGATTGTGAATGAATTCATCATGGAGCCCCACGGAACACCGGCAGGTCTGGTGCACGACCCTATCTTCGTCTAA
- a CDS encoding flavin-containing monooxygenase: MNELENHVETTTSTKSRATSVDVIIIGAGFGGLGMGTKLAREGKHSFLILERGKDVGGTWRDNHYPGAACDVPSHLYSFSFHPNPEWSHIFAPQDEILDYMRDVAKVEGLLDHIVFDAEVTDARWDATAGGWKVSAGGAEYFAQNLVTAVGHLSEPKFPNIAGIGDFTGELFHSAQWNDEANLAGKRVGIIGSGATAIQVLPEIAKVASAVVSFQRSAPYVTPRPDRAYTNAEKGLFRKKPEAMQELREEMFWANEERYAQRRNTPSLVSAAAQVAIDHLHREIQDPDLREKLTPDYTFGCKRVLKSSDYYPTFLLDHVELETSGIAEVTAAGIRTASGQEHALDVIIACTGFEATDLPIAYLLHGREGKRLSEQWSTGMQAYATSAVHGFPNLWIINGPNTGLGHNSAVYIAECQIDYIMQALNYREEQDLATLEVSAEAEEAFMAEVDRLAEGTVWLEGGCKSWYVDPRNGRLTTLWPEPAYTFRQVNSTFTPEPYLKQASISLPEPVLAEAH, translated from the coding sequence ATGAACGAATTGGAGAATCACGTGGAAACAACCACAAGCACGAAATCTCGCGCTACAAGTGTTGATGTCATCATTATCGGTGCCGGTTTTGGCGGTCTCGGCATGGGAACGAAGCTAGCACGCGAAGGCAAGCACTCATTTCTCATTCTGGAACGAGGGAAAGATGTCGGGGGTACATGGCGTGATAACCATTATCCGGGAGCAGCTTGCGACGTGCCATCCCACCTCTATTCATTTTCCTTCCACCCCAATCCGGAATGGTCGCATATCTTTGCACCACAGGATGAAATCCTGGACTACATGCGCGACGTGGCCAAGGTTGAGGGGCTGCTGGATCACATTGTTTTCGACGCAGAAGTAACTGATGCGCGCTGGGATGCAACGGCGGGTGGTTGGAAAGTAAGCGCCGGCGGTGCAGAGTACTTTGCGCAAAATCTCGTGACCGCGGTCGGTCACCTTTCGGAACCGAAATTCCCTAATATTGCCGGAATCGGTGACTTCACTGGGGAGCTCTTCCACTCGGCACAGTGGAATGATGAAGCCAACTTGGCTGGAAAACGGGTTGGCATCATCGGCTCCGGAGCAACAGCTATCCAGGTCCTCCCGGAAATCGCCAAGGTGGCATCAGCCGTTGTGTCATTCCAACGCTCGGCACCGTATGTCACACCACGCCCGGACCGCGCCTACACGAACGCTGAAAAGGGGCTGTTCCGCAAGAAGCCCGAAGCGATGCAAGAACTGCGTGAAGAAATGTTCTGGGCTAATGAAGAACGATACGCTCAACGACGCAACACCCCATCGCTCGTTTCGGCCGCGGCGCAGGTGGCAATTGACCACTTGCATCGTGAGATCCAAGATCCCGACCTGCGCGAGAAATTGACCCCAGACTACACCTTCGGGTGCAAGCGAGTTCTTAAGTCCAGCGACTACTATCCCACCTTCCTGCTGGACCATGTCGAGTTGGAAACAAGTGGCATTGCAGAAGTCACGGCCGCTGGCATCCGCACCGCATCGGGTCAGGAACATGCACTGGATGTCATCATCGCCTGTACCGGCTTTGAAGCTACCGATTTGCCTATCGCTTATCTCCTCCACGGTCGAGAAGGAAAGCGGTTGAGCGAGCAGTGGTCGACGGGCATGCAGGCCTACGCCACCAGTGCCGTGCATGGCTTCCCAAATCTATGGATTATCAACGGGCCGAATACCGGCCTGGGCCATAATTCAGCGGTGTACATCGCCGAATGCCAGATCGATTACATCATGCAGGCACTGAACTACCGCGAAGAACAAGACTTGGCAACATTGGAGGTGAGCGCGGAAGCAGAAGAGGCCTTCATGGCTGAAGTCGATAGGTTGGCCGAAGGAACGGTGTGGCTCGAAGGTGGGTGCAAGAGTTGGTATGTTGACCCCCGTAACGGCCGGCTGACGACGCTCTGGCCAGAGCCTGCCTACACATTCCGCCAAGTAAATTCCACATTCACTCCGGAGCCATACCTGAAACAGGCTAGCATCTCGCTGCCTGAACCCGTTCTTGCAGAAGCCCACTAG
- a CDS encoding SDR family NAD(P)-dependent oxidoreductase: MTITPTRCAVVTGAAGGIGQGIVESFLATGDTVIAVDSAAEALSTLRSKLGVDTNQLRTFQGDVTDPASWAAIAAETIASEAKEIILVNNAGISPKRDGERIPGVEVPYEEWSRVMDVNLTGPFLGIQALAPLMKQAKFGRIINMSSLAGRDGGRLGGVHYAATKTGLLGVTRYFARELAPDGITVNAIAPGRIGVGMVGTVSDEVNTAYLSRIPVGRLGSSSDVAQAVQYLAASNNGFVTGVTVDVNGGSYMG, encoded by the coding sequence ATGACCATTACACCCACGCGCTGCGCCGTCGTCACGGGAGCAGCAGGTGGAATCGGCCAGGGAATTGTCGAGTCATTCTTAGCGACTGGGGATACGGTCATTGCCGTCGACTCGGCAGCCGAAGCCCTTTCCACACTTCGTTCCAAATTGGGAGTCGACACCAATCAGCTGCGTACCTTCCAAGGTGACGTCACTGATCCTGCTTCGTGGGCAGCAATTGCCGCAGAAACAATCGCGAGTGAAGCTAAGGAAATCATCTTGGTGAATAACGCGGGAATTTCCCCAAAGCGCGACGGCGAGCGGATCCCCGGCGTTGAGGTTCCTTACGAGGAATGGAGCCGCGTCATGGACGTGAACCTCACCGGACCGTTCCTTGGCATTCAAGCTCTCGCACCATTGATGAAGCAGGCCAAGTTCGGTCGCATCATCAATATGTCATCCCTCGCCGGCAGGGACGGCGGACGTCTAGGTGGAGTGCACTATGCCGCGACCAAGACCGGCCTGCTGGGAGTCACTCGTTACTTCGCCAGGGAGCTGGCGCCCGACGGCATCACGGTCAACGCGATCGCCCCAGGACGCATTGGTGTGGGGATGGTGGGAACTGTCTCGGATGAAGTGAACACTGCATACCTGAGCCGTATTCCGGTGGGCCGCTTGGGCAGTTCCAGTGATGTTGCCCAAGCCGTGCAATACCTGGCGGCCTCGAATAACGGCTTTGTCACCGGTGTGACCGTCGATGTCAACGGCGGGTCGTACATGGGATGA
- a CDS encoding SDR family NAD(P)-dependent oxidoreductase, translating into MIGKSRRPRSATDSLAGKVVFVTGAAGGIALATVEELSLLGANIALIDRDKSTLEAIVKDLPGNHLGLVADVGDYLSLQDAVARTVEHFGTIDVVFACAGIGSASTVAASDIEALTHIVDINLCGVIRTVKACLTEVIKSQGYVLLMSSAAALKNVPRANAYAASKAGVEAFGGALRLELAHKGVAVGVAHPAWVKTGMISGTGARGAESQSLPWPFSVVSSTKECAKFLVRAMSQRKRKVFIPGALAIVDPLRWLSTGPLWDVFMARRARRNVIAWEAEMYSQRS; encoded by the coding sequence ATGATCGGAAAATCTAGACGGCCTCGGAGCGCCACGGACTCGCTCGCGGGAAAGGTCGTATTTGTCACAGGTGCAGCCGGAGGGATTGCCCTGGCAACAGTCGAGGAACTCTCCTTGCTCGGCGCCAATATTGCACTGATTGACCGTGACAAGTCCACGCTAGAGGCCATCGTGAAGGATCTTCCCGGTAACCATCTGGGACTTGTGGCCGATGTCGGAGACTACCTATCGCTCCAAGATGCCGTCGCGCGAACCGTCGAGCACTTCGGCACCATCGATGTGGTCTTTGCCTGCGCCGGCATCGGCAGTGCCTCCACGGTGGCTGCATCAGATATCGAAGCCTTGACGCACATCGTCGACATCAACCTCTGCGGTGTCATACGAACTGTCAAGGCCTGCCTCACAGAAGTAATCAAATCGCAGGGGTATGTGCTCTTGATGAGCTCGGCGGCGGCCCTGAAGAACGTGCCGCGCGCCAATGCATATGCGGCCTCCAAGGCTGGCGTGGAGGCATTTGGAGGAGCCTTGCGCCTGGAGCTAGCTCATAAGGGCGTAGCGGTGGGCGTGGCGCATCCGGCGTGGGTCAAAACCGGGATGATCAGTGGGACCGGGGCGAGGGGCGCAGAAAGTCAGTCATTGCCATGGCCCTTTAGCGTGGTCTCATCGACCAAGGAATGTGCCAAATTCTTGGTGAGGGCCATGTCGCAGCGCAAGCGAAAGGTCTTCATTCCGGGAGCACTGGCAATCGTTGATCCATTGCGCTGGTTGTCGACCGGTCCCCTCTGGGATGTATTCATGGCTCGCCGCGCCCGGCGCAACGTTATTGCGTGGGAAGCCGAAATGTATTCGCAGCGCTCCTAA